A window of the Serratia sarumanii genome harbors these coding sequences:
- the glgB gene encoding 1,4-alpha-glucan branching enzyme, with amino-acid sequence MPVLPDRDVIDQIISGHYADPFALLGMHATDNGLQVRALLPDAGAVWLVEQQTGRRLVQLNCDDPRGFFSAVVPRRKNPFRYQLQVSWRDHQQTIDDPYRFGPLLQDIDSWLLAEGTHLRPYERLGSHLATLDDVDGVSFAVWAPNAQRVSVVGEFNFWDGRRHPMRLRRENGIWELFLPGVRAGQLYKYEIVDCYGNTQLKADPYAFEAQMRPDTASLVAPLPEVVPSTQARRRANDFDQPIAIYEVHLGSWRRHTDNHFWLSYGELAVQLIDYVKDMGFTHIELLPINEHPFDGSWGYQPLGLYAPTRRFGTPADFRAFVAAAHEAGINVILDWVPGHFPSDAYGLANFDGTALYEYADPREGYHQDWNTLIYNYGRHEVRNYLAGNALYWLERFGIDALRVDAVASMIYRDYSRADGEWVPNYYGGNENLEAIAFLRYTNQTIGQAQPGAVTLAEESTDYPGVTLPPDANGLGFHYKWNLGWMHDTLNYMKCDPVHRKYHHNQMTFGMLYAYTENFVLPISHDEVVHGKKSILDRMPGDAWQKFANLRAYYGFMWAHPGKKLLFMGCEFAQGREWNFDTSLDWHLLEGLDNWHNGVQRLVRDLNHCYRQQAPLYERDYRPDGFEWLVVDDHDNSVFAFARYDSQGNELIAISNFTPVPRYRYLIGLSRAGDYREILNTDSHHYHGSNAGNQGRVSSEAVGSHGRDFSICVTLPPLATIYLLREAP; translated from the coding sequence ATGCCTGTACTTCCCGATCGTGACGTGATTGATCAGATCATCTCCGGCCATTACGCCGACCCCTTTGCTCTGCTTGGCATGCATGCGACCGATAACGGTCTGCAGGTGCGCGCGCTGCTGCCGGACGCTGGCGCAGTCTGGCTGGTGGAACAGCAAACCGGCCGGCGGCTGGTGCAGTTGAACTGCGACGATCCGCGCGGCTTCTTCAGCGCCGTGGTGCCGCGGCGCAAAAATCCTTTCCGCTATCAGCTGCAGGTCAGCTGGCGCGATCATCAACAGACCATCGACGATCCCTATCGGTTCGGCCCGCTGCTGCAGGACATCGACAGCTGGCTATTGGCCGAGGGCACGCACCTGCGCCCCTATGAACGCCTGGGATCTCACCTCGCCACTTTGGATGACGTCGACGGCGTCAGCTTTGCCGTTTGGGCGCCCAACGCCCAGCGCGTCTCGGTGGTGGGGGAGTTCAACTTCTGGGACGGCCGCCGCCATCCGATGCGTCTGCGGCGTGAAAACGGCATCTGGGAGCTGTTCCTGCCCGGCGTGCGGGCCGGTCAGCTGTACAAATATGAAATCGTCGATTGCTACGGCAATACCCAGCTGAAAGCCGATCCTTACGCCTTCGAGGCGCAGATGCGCCCGGACACCGCCTCGCTGGTGGCGCCGCTGCCGGAGGTGGTGCCGTCGACGCAGGCGCGCCGCCGCGCCAACGATTTTGACCAGCCGATCGCCATCTACGAGGTGCATCTCGGCTCATGGCGCCGCCACACCGACAACCATTTCTGGCTCAGCTACGGCGAGCTGGCGGTGCAGCTTATCGACTATGTGAAGGACATGGGATTCACCCATATCGAGCTGCTGCCGATCAACGAGCACCCGTTCGACGGCAGCTGGGGCTACCAGCCGCTGGGGCTGTATGCGCCGACCCGGCGCTTCGGCACGCCGGCCGATTTCCGGGCGTTCGTGGCGGCGGCGCATGAGGCGGGCATCAACGTGATCCTCGACTGGGTGCCGGGGCATTTCCCGAGCGACGCCTACGGCCTGGCGAATTTTGACGGCACCGCGCTGTATGAATACGCCGATCCGCGCGAAGGCTACCACCAGGACTGGAATACGCTGATCTACAACTACGGCCGCCACGAGGTGCGCAACTACCTGGCGGGCAACGCGCTGTATTGGCTGGAGCGTTTCGGTATCGATGCGCTGCGGGTCGATGCGGTGGCGTCGATGATCTATCGCGACTACAGCCGCGCCGACGGCGAGTGGGTGCCGAATTACTACGGCGGCAACGAGAACCTGGAGGCGATCGCCTTCCTGCGTTATACCAACCAGACTATCGGCCAGGCGCAGCCGGGCGCGGTGACATTGGCGGAGGAGTCCACCGACTATCCCGGCGTCACCCTGCCGCCGGACGCCAACGGCCTGGGATTCCACTACAAGTGGAACCTCGGCTGGATGCACGACACGCTCAATTACATGAAGTGCGATCCGGTGCACCGCAAGTATCACCACAACCAGATGACCTTCGGGATGCTGTATGCCTATACCGAGAACTTCGTGTTGCCTATCTCGCACGATGAAGTGGTGCACGGCAAAAAATCGATCCTCGACCGCATGCCGGGCGACGCCTGGCAAAAGTTCGCCAACCTGCGCGCCTACTATGGGTTTATGTGGGCGCATCCGGGCAAAAAGCTGCTGTTTATGGGCTGCGAGTTCGCGCAGGGGCGCGAGTGGAATTTCGATACCAGCCTCGATTGGCATTTGCTGGAGGGGCTGGATAACTGGCACAACGGCGTGCAGCGGCTGGTACGCGATCTGAACCACTGCTACCGGCAGCAGGCGCCGCTGTATGAGCGCGACTACCGCCCGGACGGCTTCGAGTGGCTGGTGGTCGACGATCACGACAACTCGGTGTTCGCGTTCGCGCGCTACGATTCGCAGGGCAATGAGCTGATCGCCATCAGCAACTTTACCCCGGTGCCGCGCTACCGCTACCTCATCGGCCTCTCACGCGCCGGCGACTATCGCGAGATCCTCAATACCGATTCGCACCACTATCACGGCAGCAACGCCGGCAATCAGGGGCGGGTCTCTTCCGAAGCGGTCGGCAGCCACGGCCGCGACTTTTCCATCTGCGTGACGCTGCCGCCGCTGGCGACCATTTATCTGCTGCGGGAGGCGCCATGA
- the asd gene encoding aspartate-semialdehyde dehydrogenase, which yields MKNVGFIGWRGMVGSVLMQRMTEERDFDAIRPVFFSTSQHGSAAPAFGGQQGTLQDAYDIDALSALDIIITCQGGDYTNEVYPKLRASGWQGYWIDAASSLRMQDDAIIILDPVNHAVIQQGLDNGIKTFVGGNCTVSLMLMSLGGLFANDLVEWASVATYQAASGGGARHMRELLTQMGMLHADVAKELQDPASAILDIERKVTEATRSGKLPTDNFGVPLAGSLIPWIDKQLDNGQSREEWKGQAETNKILNTGSVIPVDGLCVRVGALRCHSQAFTLKLKKDVSLPEIEQMLATHNDWVRVIPNDRELTMRELTPAAVTGTLNTPVGRLRKLNMGPEYLSAFTVGDQLLWGAAEPLRRMLRILL from the coding sequence ATGAAAAACGTTGGTTTCATCGGTTGGCGCGGAATGGTCGGCTCGGTTCTCATGCAACGCATGACGGAAGAGCGCGATTTCGATGCCATTCGCCCGGTCTTTTTCTCCACCTCGCAGCACGGTTCCGCCGCGCCGGCCTTCGGCGGCCAGCAGGGCACGCTGCAGGATGCGTATGACATCGACGCGCTGAGCGCGCTCGATATCATTATTACCTGTCAGGGCGGCGATTATACCAACGAAGTTTATCCTAAGCTGCGCGCCAGCGGTTGGCAGGGGTACTGGATCGACGCGGCCTCTTCGCTGCGCATGCAGGACGACGCCATCATCATCCTGGATCCGGTCAACCACGCGGTGATTCAGCAGGGCCTGGACAACGGCATCAAAACCTTCGTCGGCGGCAACTGCACCGTCAGCCTGATGCTGATGTCGCTCGGCGGCCTGTTCGCCAACGATCTGGTGGAGTGGGCGTCGGTCGCCACTTATCAGGCGGCCTCCGGCGGCGGCGCGCGCCACATGCGCGAACTGTTGACCCAGATGGGCATGCTGCATGCCGACGTGGCGAAAGAGCTGCAGGATCCGGCTTCCGCCATTCTGGATATCGAGCGTAAGGTGACCGAGGCCACCCGCAGCGGCAAACTGCCGACCGATAACTTCGGCGTGCCGCTGGCCGGCAGCCTGATCCCGTGGATCGACAAGCAGCTCGACAACGGCCAGAGCCGCGAAGAGTGGAAAGGCCAGGCGGAAACCAACAAGATTCTGAACACCGGCAGCGTGATCCCGGTTGATGGCCTGTGCGTGCGCGTCGGCGCGCTGCGCTGCCACAGCCAGGCGTTCACCCTGAAGCTGAAAAAAGACGTGTCGCTGCCGGAAATCGAGCAGATGCTGGCGACGCACAACGACTGGGTGCGCGTGATCCCGAACGACCGTGAGCTGACCATGCGCGAACTGACGCCGGCGGCGGTGACCGGCACGCTGAATACGCCGGTCGGCCGTCTGCGCAAGCTGAATATGGGGCCGGAGTACCTGTCGGCGTTCACCGTGGGCGACCAGCTGCTGTGGGGCGCGGCCGAGCCGCTGCGCCGCATGCTGCGTATTCTGCTGTAA
- a CDS encoding YhgN family NAAT transporter, translating to MTEMISATVLLFLIMDPLGNLPIFMSVLKHLEPRRRRVVLIRELLIALLLMLIFLFAGEKILAFLNLRTETVSISGGIILFLIAIKMIFPTQEGNSSGLSAGEEPFLVPLAIPLVAGPSILAALMLLSHQYPHQLPHLVAALLIAWGLSAAILLMSNLFLRLLGSKGVSALERLMGLILVMLSTQMFLDGIRAYMKL from the coding sequence ATGACAGAGATGATTTCCGCTACGGTATTGCTGTTTTTAATTATGGATCCGCTGGGCAACCTGCCGATTTTCATGTCGGTGCTCAAGCATCTGGAACCGCGCCGCCGCCGGGTAGTGCTGATCCGCGAGCTGCTGATCGCCCTGCTGCTGATGCTGATCTTCCTGTTCGCCGGCGAGAAAATTCTGGCGTTCCTCAACCTGCGCACCGAAACCGTCTCCATTTCCGGCGGCATCATTCTGTTTCTGATCGCCATCAAGATGATTTTCCCCACGCAGGAGGGCAACAGCTCCGGGCTGTCCGCCGGCGAAGAGCCGTTCCTGGTGCCGCTGGCGATCCCGCTGGTGGCCGGGCCGTCGATTCTGGCGGCGCTGATGCTGCTGTCGCACCAGTATCCGCATCAGCTGCCCCATCTGGTGGCGGCGCTGTTGATCGCCTGGGGCCTCTCTGCGGCCATTTTGCTGATGTCGAACCTGTTCCTGCGCCTGCTGGGCAGCAAAGGCGTCAGCGCGCTGGAACGGTTGATGGGGCTGATTCTGGTGATGCTGTCGACCCAGATGTTCCTGGACGGCATACGGGCTTACATGAAGCTGTAG
- the gntK gene encoding gluconokinase, translated as MSNPQNHVFILMGVSGSGKSAVASAVAREADAAMLDGDYLHPRANINKMAAGHALDDNDRAPWLAALNDAIFAMQRTNPVSLLVCSALKKSYRDRLREGNRNLHFLYLKGDKTVIEERLKQRKGHFFKPQMLVSQFATLEEPGEQEPDVQAIDINQPLDGVVADTLACINRITAR; from the coding sequence ATGAGTAATCCACAGAATCACGTATTTATCCTGATGGGCGTATCCGGCAGCGGCAAATCCGCCGTGGCCAGCGCCGTCGCCCGCGAGGCCGATGCCGCCATGCTGGACGGCGATTACCTGCACCCGCGCGCCAACATCAACAAAATGGCCGCCGGGCACGCGCTGGACGACAACGATCGCGCCCCGTGGCTGGCGGCCTTGAACGACGCCATCTTCGCCATGCAACGCACCAATCCGGTGTCACTGCTGGTGTGTTCGGCGCTGAAAAAAAGCTATCGCGACCGCCTGCGCGAAGGCAATCGCAACCTGCATTTCCTCTACCTGAAAGGGGACAAGACGGTGATTGAGGAGCGCCTGAAACAGCGCAAGGGCCACTTCTTCAAACCGCAGATGCTGGTTTCGCAGTTCGCCACGCTGGAAGAGCCGGGCGAGCAGGAGCCGGATGTGCAGGCGATCGACATCAACCAGCCGCTGGACGGCGTGGTCGCCGACACGCTCGCCTGCATCAACCGCATCACCGCCCGCTGA
- the gntT gene encoding gluconate transporter, translating into MPLVIVAGGVALLLLLMIRFKLNGFISLVLVALAVGIAQGMPVDKVIGSIKAGVGGTLGSLALIMGFGAMLGKLLADCGGAQRIATTLIDKFGRKHIQWAVVLTGFTVGFALFYEVGFVLLLPLVFTIAASARIPLLYVGVPMAAALSVTHGFLPPHPGPTAIATIFHADMGKTLLYGTLLAIPTVILAGPVYARFLKGIDKPVPEGLYNPKTFTEAEMPSFGVSVATSLVPVILMALRAVAEMVLPKGHSLLRFAEFFGDPVMATLIAVLIAIFTFGLNRGRTMDEVMGTITDSIKIIAMMLLIIGGGGAFKQVLVDSGVEQYIAGLMEGSNVSPILMAWSIAAALRLALGSATVAAITAGGIVAPLIATTGVSPELMVIAVGSGSVIFSHVNDPGFWLFKEYFNLSIMETIKSWSVLETIISVCGLVGCLLLATVV; encoded by the coding sequence ATGCCATTAGTGATTGTTGCAGGCGGCGTAGCGCTGCTGCTGCTGCTGATGATTCGCTTCAAGCTGAACGGCTTTATCTCTCTGGTGCTGGTTGCCCTGGCGGTCGGGATCGCACAGGGCATGCCGGTCGATAAAGTCATCGGCTCCATCAAGGCCGGCGTGGGCGGCACGTTGGGCAGCCTGGCGCTGATCATGGGCTTCGGCGCCATGCTCGGCAAGCTGCTGGCGGACTGCGGCGGCGCGCAGCGCATCGCCACCACGCTGATCGACAAGTTCGGCAGAAAACACATTCAATGGGCGGTGGTGCTGACCGGCTTCACCGTCGGCTTCGCGCTGTTCTACGAAGTGGGCTTCGTGCTGCTGCTGCCGCTGGTGTTCACCATCGCCGCTTCCGCGCGCATCCCGCTGCTGTACGTCGGCGTGCCGATGGCCGCCGCGCTGTCGGTGACCCACGGCTTCCTGCCGCCGCACCCTGGCCCGACCGCCATCGCCACCATCTTCCATGCCGATATGGGTAAAACCCTGCTGTACGGCACGCTGCTGGCGATCCCGACGGTGATCCTGGCCGGCCCGGTTTATGCCCGCTTCCTGAAAGGCATCGACAAGCCGGTACCGGAAGGCCTGTACAACCCGAAAACCTTTACCGAAGCGGAGATGCCGAGCTTTGGCGTCAGCGTCGCCACGTCGCTGGTGCCGGTGATCCTGATGGCGCTGCGCGCGGTCGCTGAAATGGTGTTGCCGAAGGGCCACAGCCTGCTGCGCTTCGCCGAGTTCTTCGGCGACCCGGTGATGGCGACCCTGATCGCCGTGCTGATCGCTATCTTCACCTTCGGCCTGAACCGCGGCCGCACCATGGATGAAGTGATGGGCACCATCACCGATTCGATTAAAATCATCGCCATGATGCTGTTGATCATCGGCGGCGGCGGCGCCTTCAAGCAGGTGCTGGTGGACAGCGGCGTCGAGCAGTACATCGCCGGCCTGATGGAAGGCAGCAACGTTTCGCCGATTCTGATGGCCTGGTCGATCGCCGCCGCGCTGCGTCTGGCGCTGGGTTCCGCCACCGTAGCGGCGATCACCGCCGGCGGCATCGTCGCCCCGCTGATCGCCACCACCGGCGTCAGCCCTGAGCTGATGGTGATTGCGGTCGGTTCCGGCAGCGTTATCTTCTCGCACGTTAACGATCCGGGCTTCTGGCTGTTCAAGGAGTACTTCAACCTGAGCATCATGGAAACCATCAAATCCTGGTCGGTGCTGGAAACCATCATCTCGGTGTGCGGCCTGGTGGGCTGCTTGCTGCTGGCGACGGTCGTATAA
- the gntR gene encoding gluconate operon transcriptional repressor GntR: MKKKRPVLQDVADKVGVTKMTVSRYLRNPDQVSAALQQKIAVALDELGYIPNRAPDILSNATSRAIGVLLPSLTNQVFAEVLRGIESVTDAHNYQTMLAHYGYLPEREEERLTSLLSYNIDGLILSERHHTPRTLKMIEVAGIPVVELMDCVSPCIDLAVGFNNFEAARQMTQQIIAHGHRHVVYFGARQDERTIIKQQGYEQAMRESGLEPYSIMTARSSSYSAGGELLRQAQRDYPQIDSIFCTNDDLAIGAAFECQRQGLSIPQDMAIAGFHGHDIGQVMVPKLASVLTPRERMGQIGAERLLARLRGETVCPRMVDVGFTVIPGGSI; the protein is encoded by the coding sequence ATGAAGAAAAAACGGCCGGTACTCCAGGATGTGGCGGACAAGGTGGGCGTGACCAAGATGACGGTGAGCCGTTATCTGCGCAATCCCGACCAGGTTTCTGCCGCCCTGCAGCAAAAAATCGCCGTCGCGCTGGATGAGCTGGGTTACATCCCCAACCGCGCGCCGGACATCCTCTCCAACGCCACCAGCCGGGCGATTGGCGTGCTGTTGCCGTCGCTGACCAACCAGGTGTTCGCCGAAGTGCTGCGCGGCATCGAAAGCGTCACCGACGCGCACAACTACCAGACCATGCTGGCGCACTATGGCTACCTGCCGGAGCGTGAAGAAGAACGTCTGACCTCGCTGCTTTCTTACAATATCGACGGCCTGATCCTGTCTGAGCGCCATCACACGCCACGCACCCTGAAAATGATCGAGGTGGCGGGCATTCCGGTGGTGGAGCTGATGGACTGCGTCTCGCCGTGCATCGATCTGGCGGTGGGCTTCAACAACTTTGAGGCGGCGCGCCAGATGACCCAGCAGATCATCGCGCACGGCCACCGTCACGTGGTCTATTTCGGCGCCCGACAGGATGAACGTACCATCATCAAACAGCAGGGGTATGAGCAGGCGATGCGCGAATCCGGCCTGGAGCCATACAGCATCATGACCGCACGCTCTTCCTCCTATTCCGCCGGCGGCGAGCTGCTGCGCCAGGCGCAGCGCGACTATCCGCAGATCGACAGTATCTTTTGCACCAACGATGACCTGGCGATCGGCGCGGCCTTCGAGTGCCAGCGGCAGGGGCTGTCGATCCCGCAGGACATGGCGATCGCCGGTTTCCACGGCCATGATATCGGCCAGGTGATGGTGCCGAAGTTGGCCAGCGTGCTGACGCCGCGCGAACGCATGGGGCAGATCGGCGCCGAGCGCTTGCTGGCCCGGCTGCGCGGCGAAACGGTGTGCCCGCGCATGGTGGACGTCGGTTTCACCGTGATCCCCGGCGGCAGTATCTGA
- a CDS encoding pirin family protein, translating to MIYVRKAEDRGHANHGWLDSWHTFSFADYYDPNFMGFSALRVINEDVIDAGQGFGTHPHKDMEILTYVLSGTVEHQDSMGNKEQIQAGEFQIMSAGTGVRHSEYNANQDRPLHLYQIWIIPDQVGLEPRYEQRMFDAPQGRQLVLSPDARDGSLKVFQDMTLSRWALNKGEQGEYPIAAGRRIWIQVVRGKVSVNGQAAGISDAFAVWDESSLTIQADEESEILLFDLPPV from the coding sequence ATGATTTATGTACGTAAAGCGGAAGACCGCGGCCACGCCAATCATGGCTGGCTGGATAGCTGGCACACCTTCTCATTTGCCGACTACTACGATCCGAACTTTATGGGGTTCTCGGCGCTGCGTGTGATCAACGAAGATGTGATCGACGCCGGGCAGGGTTTCGGCACCCACCCGCATAAGGACATGGAAATCCTGACCTATGTGCTGAGCGGCACGGTGGAGCATCAGGACAGCATGGGCAACAAGGAGCAGATCCAGGCCGGCGAATTCCAGATCATGAGCGCGGGCACCGGGGTACGTCACTCCGAGTACAACGCCAATCAGGATCGTCCGCTGCACCTGTACCAGATTTGGATCATTCCGGATCAGGTCGGGCTGGAGCCGCGCTACGAGCAGCGTATGTTCGACGCGCCGCAGGGCCGTCAGCTGGTGCTGTCGCCGGATGCGCGCGACGGTTCGCTGAAGGTGTTCCAGGATATGACGTTGTCGCGTTGGGCGCTGAATAAAGGCGAGCAGGGTGAGTATCCGATCGCCGCCGGCCGTCGCATTTGGATCCAGGTGGTGCGCGGCAAGGTCTCGGTCAACGGCCAAGCCGCCGGCATCAGCGACGCGTTCGCGGTGTGGGATGAATCGAGTCTGACGATTCAGGCCGACGAAGAGAGCGAAATCCTGCTGTTCGATCTGCCGCCGGTGTGA
- a CDS encoding GNAT family N-acetyltransferase yields MSEIVIRHVETTDAQALHHLYSQTPVYRDTLQLPLPSVESWQKRLANPEPGTHNLAAFIDGQLTGQLAVMLNQRVRRRHVATFGIGVDPRYHGKGVGSRLMQAMIDLCDNWAAIERIELEVFTDNPAAIALYRKFGFEIEGTSRAYAMRDGVLVDAYHMARLRSGQPRGDA; encoded by the coding sequence ATGAGCGAGATCGTGATACGCCACGTGGAAACGACGGATGCGCAAGCCCTGCATCATCTTTATTCTCAGACGCCCGTCTACCGCGATACGCTGCAGCTTCCTCTACCGTCCGTCGAGTCCTGGCAGAAGCGCCTCGCCAATCCCGAACCGGGTACGCATAACCTGGCGGCCTTCATCGACGGGCAGCTTACCGGCCAGCTGGCCGTCATGCTGAATCAGCGCGTGCGCCGCCGCCACGTGGCCACCTTCGGCATCGGCGTCGATCCGCGCTACCACGGCAAAGGCGTCGGCAGCCGCCTGATGCAGGCGATGATCGACCTGTGCGACAACTGGGCGGCCATCGAGCGCATCGAACTGGAGGTATTCACCGACAACCCGGCAGCCATCGCGCTATACCGCAAATTCGGTTTCGAGATAGAGGGCACCAGCCGCGCCTATGCCATGCGCGACGGTGTGCTGGTCGATGCCTACCATATGGCGCGTTTGCGCTCCGGGCAGCCGCGCGGCGATGCGTAA